A portion of the Pseudomonas sp. PSE14 genome contains these proteins:
- a CDS encoding diguanylate cyclase, whose protein sequence is MNLRARLLLLFLPLFAASLAGVWMLSDMILLDRFDRGDRQRLADEVRIVHKRIGFEKQRFLDIARSYAWWDSSYAFMQHPDAKFIADNLEVDMLGILGFDYVLYVDRKERIVGQQWKLDDLAGRFPGVSTPHPYVLQRDILKTALDLGALDVEGDTRHSIDQLVQIDGVPQLLLSYPISDSAGRAEPAGALIAGVLFDKQRTAALEDQMGARLRLADDARPDSSWRPLNIPNNRGATLLSPRELLGKNKQQMSLLYLNSKGQPQMRIEVTSPRPLYLQGRQSIRLFLYLALALLATALLLAYLALEFWIIRRVRTLNHEVSSIGPDDNQHRLGSLGNDELGQLAGEMNNMLDRLEKSEARDRAILDAIRDGYFEMDDKGIMLTVNAALCRMLGYSAEEIVGRHYSQLLPEADAQRAQALYVQVRDDEQRETTFSAPFKCRDGRLLNCETRCSAIRDNQGVFTGFRGILRDISQHVAYQNQLIDLAFRDAVTGLGNRKAFDEQLPAAIIRCERVALLYIDLDRFKQVNDRFGHATGDALLAAVGDRLHNSLRQPDQAYRLGGDEFAVLLENAEPPQAESLGTRLLRVLGSPYELNGQTIDFVTPSIGIAFYPQDASDAEGLTGAADIAMYQAKQERNRCQRYHRA, encoded by the coding sequence ATGAATCTTCGCGCCCGCCTGCTCCTGCTGTTCCTGCCCCTGTTCGCCGCCAGCCTGGCCGGGGTATGGATGCTGTCAGACATGATCCTGCTCGACCGCTTCGACCGGGGCGACCGCCAGCGCCTGGCCGATGAGGTACGTATCGTCCACAAGCGCATCGGCTTCGAGAAACAGCGCTTCCTCGATATCGCCCGCAGCTACGCCTGGTGGGACAGCAGCTACGCCTTCATGCAGCACCCCGATGCCAAATTCATCGCCGATAACCTCGAAGTCGACATGCTCGGCATCCTCGGCTTCGACTATGTGCTGTACGTTGACCGCAAGGAACGGATCGTCGGCCAGCAATGGAAGCTCGACGACCTGGCCGGCCGCTTCCCCGGGGTGTCCACACCCCACCCTTACGTCCTGCAGCGCGACATCCTGAAAACCGCCCTCGACCTGGGCGCCCTGGACGTAGAGGGCGATACACGGCACAGCATCGACCAGCTGGTGCAGATCGACGGTGTGCCGCAGTTGCTGCTGAGCTATCCGATCAGCGACAGCGCCGGGCGCGCCGAACCCGCCGGCGCGCTGATCGCCGGCGTACTGTTCGACAAGCAGCGGACGGCCGCCCTGGAAGACCAGATGGGCGCGCGTCTGCGCCTGGCCGACGATGCCCGGCCCGACAGCAGCTGGCGGCCACTGAACATCCCCAACAACCGTGGCGCCACCCTGCTCAGCCCACGCGAGCTGCTGGGCAAGAACAAGCAGCAGATGTCGCTGCTGTACCTGAACTCCAAAGGCCAGCCGCAGATGCGCATCGAGGTCACCAGCCCCAGGCCCCTTTACTTGCAAGGCCGGCAATCGATCCGCCTGTTCCTCTACCTGGCGCTGGCCCTGCTCGCCACTGCCCTGCTGCTGGCCTACCTGGCGCTGGAGTTCTGGATCATCCGCCGCGTGCGCACCCTCAACCACGAGGTTTCCAGCATCGGCCCGGACGACAACCAGCATCGCCTCGGCAGCCTGGGCAACGATGAACTCGGTCAGCTCGCCGGCGAGATGAACAACATGCTCGACCGCCTGGAAAAGAGCGAGGCACGGGACCGGGCGATCCTCGACGCGATCCGCGATGGCTACTTCGAGATGGACGACAAAGGCATCATGCTCACCGTCAACGCCGCGCTGTGCCGGATGCTCGGCTACTCGGCCGAAGAAATCGTCGGTCGTCACTACAGCCAGCTGCTGCCCGAGGCTGACGCCCAACGCGCCCAGGCGCTCTACGTCCAGGTGCGCGACGACGAGCAGCGTGAAACCACCTTTTCCGCCCCCTTCAAGTGCCGCGACGGCCGCCTGCTCAACTGCGAGACGCGCTGCTCGGCGATCCGCGACAACCAGGGTGTGTTCACCGGTTTCCGCGGCATCCTGCGTGACATCAGCCAGCACGTCGCCTACCAGAACCAGCTGATCGACCTGGCCTTCCGCGATGCCGTGACCGGCCTGGGCAACCGCAAGGCGTTCGACGAACAGCTGCCCGCTGCGATCATCCGTTGCGAACGGGTCGCTCTGCTGTACATCGACCTGGACCGCTTCAAGCAGGTCAACGACCGCTTCGGCCACGCCACCGGCGATGCCCTGCTGGCCGCCGTCGGGGACCGCCTGCACAACAGCCTGCGCCAGCCGGACCAGGCGTACCGCCTGGGTGGCGACGAATTCGCCGTGCTCCTGGAAAACGCCGAACCGCCGCAGGCCGAAAGCCTGGGCACGCGCCTGCTGCGGGTGCTGGGCAGCCCCTACGAGCTGAACGGCCAGACCATCGACTTCGTCACCCCGAGCATCGGCATCGCGTTCTATCCACAGGACGCGAGCGACGCCGAGGGCCTCACCGGCGCCGCCGACATCGCCATGTACCAGGCCAAGCAGGAGCGCAACCGCTGCCAACGCTACCACCGCGCCTGA
- the cysZ gene encoding sulfate transporter CysZ → MSTLSGPQYLSEGLKLMMRPGLRLFVLLPLSINLILFIGLIGFAVSEFSHWVDALMPSLPDWLSFLQFILWPLFVALVLLIVFFTFTMIANLIAAPFNGFLAEKVEVVVRGTDDFPEFSWTELMAMVPRTIGRELRKLGYFLPRALGLFILSLIPGLNLIAAPLWLLFGVWMMAVQYIDFPADNHKLGWNEMLAWLRERRWACMGFGGVTYLALLIPVVNLVIMPAAVAGAVLFWVREGGDKALTR, encoded by the coding sequence ATGTCTACCCTGAGCGGCCCGCAATACCTCAGCGAAGGCCTGAAACTGATGATGCGCCCCGGCCTGCGGCTGTTCGTGCTGTTGCCGCTGAGCATCAACCTCATCCTGTTCATCGGCCTGATCGGCTTCGCGGTCAGCGAGTTCAGTCACTGGGTCGACGCCCTGATGCCAAGCCTGCCGGACTGGCTGAGCTTCCTGCAGTTCATCCTCTGGCCGCTGTTCGTCGCGCTGGTACTGCTGATCGTGTTCTTCACCTTCACGATGATCGCCAACCTGATCGCCGCGCCCTTCAACGGCTTCCTCGCGGAGAAGGTCGAAGTGGTGGTGCGCGGCACCGACGACTTCCCGGAGTTCAGCTGGACCGAACTGATGGCCATGGTGCCGCGCACCATCGGCCGCGAACTGCGCAAGCTCGGCTACTTCCTGCCGCGCGCCCTCGGCCTGTTCATCCTCAGCCTGATCCCCGGCCTGAACCTGATCGCCGCACCGCTCTGGCTGCTGTTCGGCGTGTGGATGATGGCCGTGCAGTACATCGACTTTCCCGCTGACAACCACAAGCTGGGCTGGAACGAGATGCTCGCCTGGCTGCGCGAGCGACGCTGGGCCTGCATGGGCTTCGGCGGTGTGACCTATCTCGCGCTGCTGATCCCGGTGGTGAACCTGGTGATCATGCCCGCCGCCGTGGCCGGCGCGGTGCTGTTCTGGGTGCGCGAGGGTGGGGACAAGGCGCTCACTCGCTAA